One Streptomyces sp. NBC_01217 genomic region harbors:
- a CDS encoding extracellular solute-binding protein, which produces MKNRILVGAVALVSTFALGGCGFVSGSEASSSKKVTIWLMKDSVSADFLKRFTETYEDEHPSIELDFRIQSWSGIGPKVIEALEGKDTPDVIEVGNTQVPQYAESGGLRDLTLESVRDLGGEDWLPGLADPGSIDGVQYGIPWYAANRVVIYNKDLFEQAGIDTPPKTRDEWIADSRQLNQNGNQGIYLAGQNWYVLAGFIWDEGGELAEERGGEWEGTLDSPDALRGMSFYKELQAFGDGPKDADEERPPQAEVFADGDVAQIISVPGAAAQIEEMNPELKGKLGYFPIPGKTSKTPGSVFTGGSDLIVPEKATEHSAGIEVIKALAGRKWQEEIARTMSYVPNKPSLAGVIVGQEGTAAMARGATKGRATPNSPQWANVEAVNPIKPYMTAVLQGGDPQKSARTASEKITAELAGG; this is translated from the coding sequence GTGAAGAACCGCATACTCGTCGGTGCCGTTGCGCTCGTTTCCACTTTCGCGCTGGGCGGATGCGGCTTCGTCTCGGGCTCGGAGGCGTCCAGCAGCAAGAAGGTCACGATCTGGCTGATGAAGGACAGCGTCTCCGCCGATTTCCTGAAGCGCTTCACGGAGACGTACGAGGACGAACACCCCTCCATCGAGCTCGATTTCAGGATTCAGAGCTGGAGCGGCATCGGCCCGAAGGTCATCGAAGCACTGGAGGGCAAGGACACCCCGGACGTCATCGAGGTCGGCAACACCCAGGTTCCCCAGTACGCCGAGAGCGGCGGGCTGCGCGACCTGACCCTGGAGTCCGTGCGCGACCTCGGCGGCGAGGACTGGCTGCCCGGACTCGCCGACCCGGGCAGCATCGACGGCGTCCAGTACGGCATCCCCTGGTACGCGGCCAACCGAGTGGTGATCTACAACAAGGATCTCTTCGAGCAGGCCGGTATCGACACCCCGCCGAAGACCCGGGACGAGTGGATCGCGGACAGCCGGCAGCTGAACCAGAACGGCAATCAGGGCATCTATCTCGCAGGCCAGAACTGGTACGTCCTCGCCGGATTCATCTGGGACGAGGGCGGCGAACTGGCCGAGGAGAGGGGCGGCGAATGGGAAGGCACCCTCGACAGCCCCGACGCCCTCAGGGGCATGAGCTTCTACAAGGAACTCCAGGCGTTCGGCGACGGCCCCAAGGACGCGGACGAGGAGAGGCCCCCGCAGGCAGAGGTCTTCGCCGACGGCGATGTCGCGCAGATCATCTCCGTGCCCGGTGCCGCCGCGCAGATCGAGGAGATGAATCCCGAACTCAAGGGAAAGCTGGGCTACTTCCCGATTCCGGGCAAGACCTCGAAGACTCCCGGCTCCGTATTCACCGGCGGGTCCGACCTGATCGTTCCGGAGAAGGCGACTGAGCACTCCGCCGGCATCGAAGTGATCAAGGCACTGGCCGGCCGGAAGTGGCAGGAAGAAATCGCCAGGACCATGAGCTATGTGCCCAACAAGCCCAGCCTCGCGGGTGTCATCGTGGGGCAGGAGGGCACCGCGGCGATGGCCCGGGGCGCCACGAAGGGACGTGCCACGCCCAACTCGCCGCAGTGGGCGAACGTCGAGGCCGTCAACCCGATCAAGCCGTACATGACGGCCGTCCTCCAGGGCGGCGACCCGCAGAAGTCGGCGAGGACCGCGTCGGAGAAGATCACCGCGGAGCTCGCGGGCGGCTGA
- the egtD gene encoding L-histidine N(alpha)-methyltransferase, producing MSPFLLTRTLPVDATDAALRADVLHGLTRHPKTLPPKWFYDAHGSELFEEITRLPEYYPTRAEREILIDRAGEIARASGARTLIELGSGSSEKTRHLLDALPALHSYVPVDVSESALRGAAETLLEQRPGLSVHALIADFTGSLALPGTPGPRLIAFLGGTIGNLLPDERAMFLKSVRSLLSPGDALLLGTDLVKDEKVLVAAYDDAAGVTAEFNKNVLKVVNRELGADFDPAGFDHVALWDPEREWIEMRLRAREAHTVKIPDLDLLVAFEAGEELRTEVSAKFRKEGIGAELAAAGLRMDQWWTDSGDRFALSLATAV from the coding sequence GTGAGTCCCTTTCTGCTGACCCGCACCCTGCCGGTGGACGCGACGGACGCGGCGCTGCGCGCCGATGTGCTGCACGGTCTGACCCGGCACCCGAAGACACTGCCGCCGAAGTGGTTCTACGACGCGCACGGCAGTGAGCTGTTCGAGGAGATCACCCGGCTCCCCGAGTACTACCCGACCCGCGCCGAGCGCGAGATCCTGATCGACCGGGCCGGGGAGATCGCCCGGGCGTCCGGGGCGCGGACCCTGATCGAGCTGGGATCGGGGTCGTCGGAGAAGACCCGGCACCTGCTGGACGCGCTGCCCGCGCTGCACAGTTACGTACCGGTCGATGTGAGCGAGAGCGCGCTGCGCGGCGCCGCCGAAACCCTGCTGGAGCAGCGGCCCGGTCTCTCCGTGCACGCCCTGATCGCCGACTTCACGGGCAGCCTCGCGCTGCCGGGCACCCCGGGGCCGCGGCTGATCGCGTTCCTGGGCGGCACGATCGGCAATCTGCTCCCCGACGAGCGGGCGATGTTCCTGAAGTCGGTACGGTCGCTCCTCTCCCCCGGTGACGCGCTGCTGCTCGGCACGGATCTGGTGAAGGACGAGAAGGTGCTGGTGGCCGCGTACGACGACGCGGCCGGAGTGACGGCGGAGTTCAACAAGAACGTGCTGAAGGTGGTGAACCGTGAGCTGGGCGCGGACTTCGACCCGGCCGGATTCGATCATGTGGCGCTCTGGGACCCGGAGCGGGAGTGGATCGAGATGCGGCTGCGGGCCCGTGAGGCGCACACGGTGAAGATCCCGGACCTGGATCTGCTGGTGGCCTTCGAGGCCGGTGAGGAGTTGCGTACGGAGGTGTCGGCCAAGTTCCGCAAGGAGGGCATCGGCGCCGAGCTCGCCGCTGCCGGTCTGCGGATGGATCAGTGGTGGACGGATTCCGGCGACCGGTTCGCGCTCTCGTTGGCGACGGCGGTCTGA
- a CDS encoding lysophospholipid acyltransferase family protein, with amino-acid sequence MNPWLPTAPCTPLACAGHDGRARGRPAAVALLLAGCTLVLAGALGIPFVLMLGAARRERLIRRWAYGVVRAFGVRVRVIGRPVPPDGTTGEPGTLVVANHISWLDIPLVAAVFPGRMLAKSEIRDWPLLGRLAAVGGTLFVRRDRLRSLPTTVGDIAAALRGGSRVVAFPEGTTWCGRGGGRFGPAVFQAAIDAGATVRPVRITYRTAPPCSTPAANRPSAHGGSAPAEHHVPAGAAAFVGDDPLLTSLWRVVTAAGLTAEIRVLPRIPAERRPDRRTLARLAQTAVANESANRSPESVHH; translated from the coding sequence GTGAACCCCTGGCTTCCCACCGCACCCTGCACCCCGCTCGCCTGCGCCGGTCACGACGGCCGCGCGCGGGGCCGCCCGGCGGCGGTGGCCCTGCTGCTCGCCGGCTGCACACTCGTCCTGGCCGGGGCGCTCGGCATCCCGTTCGTGCTGATGCTCGGCGCGGCACGGCGGGAGCGGCTGATCCGACGCTGGGCGTACGGGGTCGTGCGGGCCTTCGGGGTACGCGTGCGGGTCATCGGCCGGCCCGTGCCGCCCGACGGCACAACCGGGGAACCGGGCACGCTCGTCGTGGCGAACCACATCTCGTGGCTGGACATCCCGCTCGTCGCCGCCGTGTTCCCCGGCAGGATGCTGGCCAAGAGCGAGATACGCGACTGGCCGCTGCTCGGCCGGCTCGCTGCCGTCGGCGGCACGCTCTTCGTCCGGCGCGACCGGCTGCGCTCGCTGCCCACGACGGTGGGCGACATCGCGGCGGCGCTGCGCGGCGGTTCACGGGTGGTCGCCTTCCCGGAGGGCACCACCTGGTGCGGGCGCGGCGGCGGCCGGTTCGGACCCGCCGTGTTCCAGGCCGCGATCGACGCGGGCGCCACCGTCCGGCCGGTACGCATCACCTACCGCACCGCGCCGCCCTGCAGCACACCCGCCGCCAACCGGCCGTCCGCCCACGGGGGCTCCGCACCGGCGGAGCACCACGTCCCGGCCGGCGCGGCCGCGTTCGTCGGTGACGATCCTCTGCTCACCTCACTGTGGCGGGTGGTGACGGCGGCCGGGCTGACCGCCGAGATCCGTGTCCTGCCACGGATCCCGGCGGAGAGGCGCCCGGACCGCCGTACCCTGGCCCGTCTGGCTCAGACCGCCGTCGCCAACGAGAGCGCGAACCGGTCGCCGGAATCCGTCCACCACTGA
- a CDS encoding dodecin, with translation MSNHTYRVTEIVGSSHEGVDDAIRRGIARASETLHNLDWFEITQVRGEIKDGRIEHYQVGLKVGFRLDETS, from the coding sequence ATGTCGAACCACACCTATCGGGTCACCGAAATCGTAGGATCGTCCCATGAGGGTGTCGACGACGCCATCCGCAGGGGCATCGCAAGAGCTTCGGAAACTTTGCACAATCTCGATTGGTTCGAGATCACGCAAGTGCGTGGAGAGATCAAGGATGGCCGAATCGAGCACTATCAGGTCGGCCTGAAAGTGGGCTTCCGGCTCGACGAGACGAGCTGA
- a CDS encoding phosphatase domain-containing protein, with amino-acid sequence MRSDHRPLAVFDLDGTLADSGHRQHYLEGRRRDWDSFFSAAVDDPPLPEGVRLALSSAEECEVRYLTGRPERCRSDTVAWLAEQGLPEGRLYMRRNDDRRPARHTKLDILKRLGREREVRMLVDDDELVCDAAEHAGFTVVRARWAKVSPALKDAQERQGRT; translated from the coding sequence GTGAGAAGCGACCACCGGCCCCTGGCCGTATTCGACCTGGACGGCACGCTCGCGGACAGCGGCCACCGCCAGCACTATCTGGAGGGACGGCGCCGTGACTGGGACAGCTTCTTCTCCGCCGCCGTCGACGACCCGCCCCTTCCCGAAGGGGTACGGCTGGCGCTGAGCAGCGCCGAGGAGTGCGAGGTCCGATATCTCACCGGGCGGCCCGAGCGGTGTCGCTCGGACACGGTCGCATGGCTCGCCGAACAGGGGCTGCCCGAGGGGCGGTTGTACATGCGCCGCAACGACGACCGCAGGCCGGCCCGGCACACCAAGCTGGACATCCTGAAGCGGCTGGGCCGGGAGCGTGAGGTGCGGATGCTGGTCGATGACGACGAACTCGTCTGCGATGCGGCGGAGCATGCCGGTTTCACCGTGGTACGGGCCCGCTGGGCGAAGGTGTCGCCCGCGCTCAAGGACGCACAGGAGCGCCAGGGCCGTACGTGA
- a CDS encoding GNAT family N-acetyltransferase codes for MTVLPVTSLPAAPVVPAQPVPPVPSRYRVSLAVDEEEVRAAQRLRHQVFAGELGARLEGPEPGLDSDAFDAYCDHLLVREETTGDIVATYRLLPPDRARIAGRLYAESEFDLGRLGPIRDDLVEVGRSCVHPAHRDGAVIALIWAGLARYMERTGHNWLAGCCSISLADGGVAAAGAWETVRTKHLAPEDHWVTPHRLWQPTARVTGRADVPTGLATLPPLLRGYLRLGAQVCGAPAYDPDFNVADLYVLLSLRRTDPRYLRHFLALAPLQ; via the coding sequence ATGACCGTGCTGCCCGTCACCTCCCTCCCCGCCGCCCCCGTCGTACCCGCGCAGCCCGTCCCTCCCGTCCCATCGCGCTACCGGGTGTCCCTCGCCGTCGACGAGGAAGAGGTGCGCGCGGCCCAGCGCCTGCGCCATCAGGTCTTCGCCGGTGAGCTCGGCGCCAGGCTGGAAGGTCCCGAGCCCGGTCTGGACAGCGACGCGTTCGACGCGTACTGCGACCACCTGCTGGTACGCGAGGAGACCACCGGCGACATCGTGGCCACCTACCGCCTGCTGCCGCCCGACCGGGCACGGATCGCCGGGCGCCTCTACGCGGAGAGCGAGTTCGACCTCGGGCGGCTCGGCCCGATCCGTGACGACCTGGTCGAGGTCGGCCGCTCCTGTGTCCACCCGGCCCACCGGGACGGCGCCGTCATCGCGCTGATCTGGGCCGGACTCGCCCGCTACATGGAACGCACCGGACACAACTGGCTGGCCGGCTGCTGCTCGATCTCCCTCGCCGACGGTGGCGTCGCCGCAGCCGGGGCCTGGGAGACCGTACGGACGAAGCACCTGGCACCCGAGGACCACTGGGTCACCCCCCACCGCCTCTGGCAGCCCACCGCCCGAGTCACAGGACGGGCGGACGTACCCACAGGACTCGCCACGCTCCCTCCCCTCCTCCGCGGCTATCTGCGACTGGGCGCCCAGGTCTGCGGAGCGCCCGCGTACGACCCGGACTTCAACGTCGCCGACCTCTACGTACTGCTGTCGCTTCGCCGCACCGACCCCCGCTACCTGCGCCACTTCCTCGCGCTGGCCCCCCTGCAGTGA
- a CDS encoding polysaccharide pyruvyl transferase family protein, producing the protein MKRILLRSGKSPYDVVPVERALHEDVFATNSGNLIFSDAAHKILQTPRSEVVSNGITTKVADADRINSEYDVFVIPLANAFRPSFERQLERLTQLISKLKIPVVVPGVGAQTGLNYSADRLKPMQPTVQAFVSAVLDHSATIGVRGEFTERYLRDMGFRDVEVIGCPSMFLHGSKLDIRESGRALGPESRISVNGSHDAVRKHKLGQIIDSAHTRYPHLRFVGQNISEARQLHWRDMSHPNASLTGIPTHPDHPMYGEDKVRVYIDPVTWMDDLRGFDFSFGSRIHGNIAALLAGTPATVLCGDSRTLELCRYFDIPHQMLDKVPADLDPADLYAEADFDPLMRGHQERFDRFTNFLDKNGLENTFSHGDGGAAFEARMSALAFPAGVRPWVGADAATMGARLNWLQSQLTDLTAQNTLLKRKLAKKPVLPVQRSTYQRARSVMGGPIKRALRPSR; encoded by the coding sequence GTGAAGCGAATACTCCTGCGATCAGGGAAGAGCCCCTACGACGTCGTTCCTGTCGAGCGCGCCCTCCATGAGGACGTGTTCGCCACCAACTCGGGCAACCTGATCTTCAGCGACGCCGCACACAAGATCCTTCAGACGCCACGTTCGGAGGTGGTGTCGAACGGCATCACCACCAAGGTCGCCGACGCCGACCGGATCAACAGCGAGTACGACGTCTTCGTCATCCCGCTCGCCAACGCCTTCCGGCCGTCCTTCGAGCGCCAGCTGGAGCGTCTGACCCAGCTCATCTCGAAGCTGAAGATCCCGGTCGTCGTCCCGGGCGTGGGCGCCCAGACCGGGCTCAACTACTCCGCGGACCGGCTGAAGCCCATGCAGCCCACGGTCCAGGCGTTCGTCTCGGCCGTGCTCGACCACAGCGCCACCATCGGAGTGCGCGGGGAGTTCACCGAGCGGTACCTGCGGGACATGGGCTTTCGTGACGTGGAGGTCATCGGCTGCCCGTCGATGTTCCTCCACGGCAGCAAGCTCGACATCCGCGAGAGCGGCCGGGCCCTCGGACCCGAGTCGCGGATCTCCGTCAACGGATCGCACGACGCCGTACGGAAGCACAAGCTCGGGCAGATCATCGACAGCGCCCACACGCGCTACCCCCACCTGCGGTTCGTCGGCCAGAACATCTCCGAGGCACGTCAGCTGCACTGGCGCGACATGTCGCACCCCAACGCCTCGCTGACCGGCATCCCCACCCACCCCGACCACCCCATGTACGGGGAGGACAAGGTCCGGGTCTACATCGACCCGGTCACCTGGATGGACGACCTGCGGGGCTTCGACTTCTCCTTCGGCTCCCGGATCCACGGCAACATCGCGGCACTGCTCGCGGGCACACCCGCCACGGTGCTCTGCGGCGACTCCCGGACGCTGGAGCTGTGCCGCTACTTCGACATCCCGCACCAGATGCTCGACAAGGTCCCCGCCGACCTCGACCCCGCAGACCTGTACGCCGAGGCGGACTTCGACCCGCTGATGCGCGGTCACCAGGAGCGGTTCGACCGCTTCACGAACTTCCTCGACAAGAACGGCCTGGAGAACACCTTCTCCCACGGCGACGGCGGCGCGGCCTTCGAAGCACGGATGAGCGCGCTGGCCTTCCCCGCGGGCGTACGCCCCTGGGTCGGCGCCGACGCCGCGACCATGGGGGCCCGCCTCAACTGGCTCCAGTCCCAGCTGACGGACCTCACCGCGCAGAACACCCTGCTCAAGCGGAAGCTCGCGAAGAAGCCCGTGCTGCCCGTCCAGCGCTCCACGTACCAGCGGGCCCGCAGCGTCATGGGAGGGCCCATCAAGCGCGCCCTGCGCCCGTCGCGCTAG
- the egtA gene encoding ergothioneine biosynthesis glutamate--cysteine ligase EgtA has product MSCDTPGDHGPPDQAPPLDEGEAEDLLRCICFKTGPPRTVGVELEWLIHHRDRPRVPVPHHRLDAAADLLRALPLSAALTFEPGGQLELSSRPADSLMACIDATAADLTAVRDALDRVGLAPVGLGVDPWHPPRRLLHEPRYDAMEISLDRSGPAGRAMMCTTASVQVCLDAGEEEPGPLGYGRRWQLSHLLGAVLVAVFANSPFQFGRPTPWRSTRQSLWADLDPRRPLAPPGHLPPRDAWATHVLDTPVMCIRDDEGPWAVPDGLTFRDWIRTGGPRPPVRADLDYHISTLFPPVRPRGHLELRMIDAQHGTDGWMVPLAVTTALFDDPEAAETVYRTVKPLAETAGPHPAPRNPLWVGAARDGLTDPELRAVATTCFALALEALPRMGATTAVQEAVADFNDRFVARGRCPADDLPELLAPGSAGASGHDFEGPRS; this is encoded by the coding sequence ATGTCATGCGACACCCCCGGTGACCACGGTCCGCCCGACCAGGCCCCGCCCCTCGACGAGGGCGAGGCGGAGGACTTACTGCGCTGCATCTGCTTCAAGACGGGACCTCCCCGCACGGTCGGCGTCGAACTCGAATGGCTCATTCACCACCGGGACCGGCCCCGCGTCCCCGTCCCGCACCACCGTCTCGACGCGGCCGCCGACCTCCTGCGGGCCCTGCCCCTGAGCGCGGCGCTCACCTTCGAACCCGGCGGCCAGCTGGAGCTCAGCTCGCGCCCCGCCGACTCCCTGATGGCGTGCATCGATGCCACCGCCGCCGATCTCACCGCTGTGCGTGACGCCCTGGACCGGGTGGGGCTGGCACCGGTGGGTCTTGGTGTCGATCCGTGGCATCCGCCGCGCCGTCTGCTGCACGAGCCCCGCTACGACGCCATGGAGATCTCACTCGACCGGTCGGGCCCGGCCGGCCGGGCCATGATGTGCACCACCGCGTCGGTCCAGGTATGTCTGGACGCAGGAGAGGAGGAACCTGGTCCGCTCGGCTACGGGCGGCGCTGGCAGCTGTCCCATCTGCTGGGCGCGGTGCTGGTGGCGGTGTTCGCCAACTCACCGTTCCAGTTCGGCCGCCCGACACCCTGGCGGTCCACCAGGCAGTCGCTCTGGGCCGACCTCGATCCCCGGCGGCCCCTGGCACCGCCCGGTCATCTGCCGCCCCGCGACGCCTGGGCCACGCATGTCCTGGACACGCCGGTGATGTGCATCCGGGACGACGAGGGGCCGTGGGCCGTACCGGACGGTCTGACCTTCCGCGACTGGATCCGTACCGGCGGACCGAGGCCACCGGTGCGCGCCGACCTCGACTACCACATCAGCACCCTCTTTCCGCCCGTGCGCCCGCGCGGGCATCTGGAGCTGCGCATGATCGACGCACAGCACGGCACGGACGGCTGGATGGTGCCGCTCGCCGTCACCACCGCCCTGTTCGACGACCCGGAGGCTGCCGAGACCGTGTACCGCACCGTCAAACCACTGGCCGAGACGGCCGGGCCGCACCCCGCGCCGCGCAATCCGCTCTGGGTGGGCGCTGCCCGCGACGGCCTGACCGATCCCGAACTGCGGGCGGTGGCCACCACCTGCTTCGCACTCGCGCTGGAGGCGCTGCCCCGGATGGGAGCGACCACGGCCGTGCAGGAGGCGGTTGCGGACTTCAACGACCGCTTCGTCGCCCGGGGCCGATGTCCGGCCGACGATCTTCCCGAACTGCTCGCGCCGGGTTCGGCGGGTGCTTCGGGCCACGACTTCGAGGGGCCCCGCTCATGA
- the egtB gene encoding ergothioneine biosynthesis protein EgtB — MTDSPTPAASGPSGPTGADGADTEALRQRALAALLTARERTTLLTDSVDDRELTAQHSPLMSPLVWDLAHIGNQEELWLLREVAGREAMRPEIDGLYDAFEHPRAARPSLPLLAPAEARVYAAEVRGRALDVLDATALHGDRPLVRSGFAFGMIAQHEQQHDETMLITHQLRSGPAVLTAPVPPGPTDATGLPVEALVPGGPFTMGTSTEPWALDNERPAHVREVPDFFIDTAPVTCGAYQRFIEDGGYTEQRWWAPEGWAMVREHDLAAPLFWHRDAGQWLRRRFGVTEIVPGNEPVLHVSWYEADAYARWAGRRLPSEAEWEKAARHDPASGRSLRYPWGDEDPTPERANLGQRHLRPAPAGAYAAGQSPFGVRQLMGDVWEWTSSDFLPYPGFSAFPYREYSEVFFGPAHKVLRGGSFAVDPVACRGTFRNWDLPVRRQIFSGFRTARDL; from the coding sequence ATGACCGACTCCCCCACGCCCGCCGCATCCGGACCCAGCGGTCCCACCGGAGCGGACGGGGCGGACACCGAGGCGCTCCGGCAGCGCGCACTCGCCGCGCTGCTCACCGCCCGAGAACGCACCACCCTGCTCACCGACAGTGTGGACGACCGTGAACTGACCGCCCAGCACTCGCCGTTGATGTCCCCACTGGTCTGGGACCTCGCACACATCGGCAATCAGGAGGAGCTGTGGCTGCTGCGCGAGGTGGCCGGGCGCGAGGCGATGCGCCCGGAGATCGACGGACTGTACGACGCCTTCGAGCATCCCCGGGCGGCCCGCCCCTCGCTGCCGCTGCTGGCACCCGCCGAGGCCCGTGTCTACGCCGCGGAGGTACGCGGTCGCGCACTGGACGTACTCGACGCCACCGCACTGCACGGCGACCGTCCGCTGGTGCGGTCCGGGTTCGCCTTCGGCATGATCGCCCAGCATGAACAGCAGCACGACGAAACGATGCTGATAACCCATCAGCTGAGGTCGGGCCCTGCGGTCCTGACCGCGCCCGTGCCGCCAGGACCCACCGATGCGACGGGTCTGCCCGTCGAAGCCCTGGTCCCGGGCGGCCCGTTCACCATGGGTACGTCCACCGAGCCGTGGGCCCTGGACAACGAACGCCCCGCGCATGTGCGCGAGGTGCCGGACTTCTTCATCGACACGGCCCCGGTCACCTGCGGCGCGTACCAGAGGTTCATCGAGGACGGCGGCTACACCGAGCAGCGCTGGTGGGCCCCCGAGGGGTGGGCGATGGTCCGTGAGCACGACCTGGCCGCTCCCCTGTTCTGGCACCGGGACGCCGGTCAGTGGCTGCGCCGCCGCTTCGGTGTGACCGAGATCGTGCCCGGTAACGAACCCGTGCTCCATGTCAGTTGGTACGAGGCGGACGCATACGCCCGCTGGGCGGGGCGCCGGCTGCCCTCGGAGGCGGAGTGGGAGAAGGCGGCGCGCCACGACCCGGCGTCGGGGCGTTCGCTGCGTTATCCGTGGGGCGACGAGGACCCGACCCCCGAGCGGGCCAATCTGGGCCAGCGCCATCTGCGGCCGGCGCCCGCGGGGGCGTACGCGGCGGGGCAGTCACCTTTCGGCGTACGGCAGTTGATGGGTGACGTATGGGAGTGGACGTCGAGCGACTTCCTGCCCTATCCCGGTTTCTCCGCGTTCCCGTACCGCGAGTACTCCGAGGTGTTCTTCGGACCGGCCCACAAGGTGCTGCGCGGCGGATCGTTCGCCGTGGACCCCGTGGCGTGCCGGGGAACGTTCCGCAACTGGGACCTGCCGGTGCGGCGCCAGATCTTCTCCGGATTCCGTACCGCGAGGGATCTCTGA
- a CDS encoding TIGR02452 family protein → MSARLRGIARETEAIVEAGRYRTQEGREVSIERALTTALPGTRLYGPEPVPVAALDSDRTPLVEVTGESSLQAARRMTGEGPGKVAVLNYASARNPGGGYLNGAQAQEEALCRGSALYATLLRAPDYYAHHRAERSAFYTDRVIHSPGVPVFRDDRGRLLDTPYTAGFLTSPAPNAGVIRSRTPEDAHRIPAALASRAERVLEVAAVRGYRRLVLGAWGCGVFRNDPAQVAGAFRALLLDGGRFAGHFEQIVFGILDRSAESATRSAFTRTFGPQLQP, encoded by the coding sequence ATGAGCGCACGGCTGCGCGGCATCGCGCGAGAGACCGAGGCCATCGTCGAAGCGGGCCGCTACCGCACGCAGGAGGGGCGTGAGGTGAGCATCGAACGGGCGCTGACCACCGCACTCCCGGGCACCAGGCTGTACGGCCCCGAGCCGGTACCGGTCGCGGCGCTCGACTCCGACCGCACACCGCTCGTCGAGGTCACCGGCGAGAGCAGTCTGCAGGCGGCGCGCCGGATGACCGGCGAAGGACCCGGCAAGGTGGCCGTTCTGAACTACGCATCCGCCCGCAATCCCGGAGGCGGCTATCTCAACGGCGCGCAGGCCCAGGAGGAAGCCCTGTGCCGGGGCTCCGCCCTCTACGCCACGCTGCTGCGCGCCCCCGACTACTACGCGCACCACCGCGCCGAACGCAGCGCCTTCTACACCGATCGGGTGATTCACTCACCGGGCGTCCCGGTGTTCCGCGACGACCGGGGCCGACTGCTCGACACCCCGTACACCGCCGGATTCCTCACCTCCCCGGCGCCCAACGCCGGAGTCATCCGCAGCCGCACCCCCGAGGACGCCCACCGCATACCCGCCGCGCTGGCGTCCCGGGCCGAGCGGGTGCTGGAGGTCGCGGCCGTGCGCGGGTACCGCAGGCTGGTGCTGGGTGCCTGGGGCTGCGGCGTGTTCCGCAACGATCCGGCGCAGGTGGCCGGTGCGTTCCGGGCACTGCTCCTGGACGGCGGCAGATTCGCCGGCCACTTCGAGCAGATCGTCTTCGGCATCCTCGACCGCAGCGCCGAATCCGCCACCCGGTCCGCCTTCACCCGGACGTTCGGCCCTCAGCTCCAGCCGTAG
- the egtC gene encoding ergothioneine biosynthesis protein EgtC, with protein MCRHIAYLGPPVALGELLTRPPHCLVRQSWAPRHQRHGTVNADGFGVGWYTDGDPVPGRYRRRGPVWGDETFADLARVVRSAALLAAVRDATEAGADGEAAAAPFAAGRLLFSHNGAVKGWPQSMAPLAAALPPAELLTLTARCDSALVWALVRHRLADGDELPQAVADTVLDVAAAAPESRLNLLLTDGTAIVATAWGDTLWYLTEPGLRTVVASEPYDDDPHWRTVPDRTLLTATRADVLLTPLKEPTE; from the coding sequence ATGTGCCGTCATATCGCCTATCTGGGACCGCCGGTGGCCCTCGGTGAATTGCTGACTCGGCCGCCCCACTGCCTGGTGCGCCAGTCATGGGCACCGAGACACCAGCGGCACGGGACCGTCAACGCCGACGGTTTCGGCGTCGGCTGGTATACGGACGGCGATCCGGTGCCCGGACGCTACCGCCGCCGGGGCCCGGTCTGGGGCGACGAGACCTTCGCCGATCTGGCCCGGGTGGTGCGCAGTGCGGCGCTGCTCGCGGCCGTACGTGACGCCACCGAGGCGGGCGCCGACGGCGAGGCGGCGGCCGCGCCGTTCGCCGCCGGACGGCTGCTGTTCAGCCACAACGGCGCGGTGAAGGGCTGGCCGCAGTCCATGGCCCCGCTCGCCGCCGCGCTGCCCCCGGCCGAGCTGCTGACCCTCACCGCCCGCTGCGACTCGGCCCTGGTCTGGGCCCTCGTACGGCACCGCCTCGCGGACGGCGACGAACTGCCGCAGGCCGTCGCCGACACCGTGCTCGACGTGGCGGCCGCGGCGCCGGAGTCCCGGCTGAATCTGCTGCTCACCGATGGCACGGCCATCGTGGCGACGGCCTGGGGCGACACCCTGTGGTATCTCACCGAGCCCGGCCTGCGCACGGTCGTGGCCTCGGAACCCTACGACGACGATCCGCACTGGCGCACGGTCCCCGACCGGACGTTGCTGACAGCGACCCGCGCCGACGTTCTGCTGACCCCGCTCAAGGAGCCCACTGAGTGA